The genomic region AGTTGAAGATTCCAGCTATTATTTTACCAGATTGATACATTGAGCCGAATAAGAGAAACAAACCGTTTACAAACGGATAATTTGTATATTGTTTCAACCTATAAAATTTCCTATGGGAAAAATTCTTTTATCGTTATTGTTACTCGCCACCAACACGTATGGCCAAAATACTTTAGCCTTTGATCAAGGTACTGCTTCGCCCAAAGCCGATTTATCGCAAATCACTTGGATGGAAGGCCATTGGAAAGGAGAGGCTTTTGGAGGAGTAATTGAAGAAATATGGAGCCCTCCATTAGGAGGTTCCATGATGTTTTCATTCAAATTGGTCGTTGACGGAGCCGTGAATTTTTATGAACTGGGCCATATTCGCCAGCTAGATGAAACACTCGTTTTTGAACTGAAACATTTTGGCGATGATTTAAAAGGATGGGAGGAAAAAAATGAAGTGCAGCGCTTTCAATTTATAAAGGCAGAGGGCAATCGACTCTATTTTGATGGATTTACCTTTGAAAAGGTAAGTGCCACAGAAATAAATATTTATGGTTTAGTCCACCAAGGTGAAAAAGAGGAAGAGATAAAGTTCAATTACAAAAAACAGTAATTTGAA from Costertonia aggregata harbors:
- a CDS encoding DUF6265 family protein; this encodes MGKILLSLLLLATNTYGQNTLAFDQGTASPKADLSQITWMEGHWKGEAFGGVIEEIWSPPLGGSMMFSFKLVVDGAVNFYELGHIRQLDETLVFELKHFGDDLKGWEEKNEVQRFQFIKAEGNRLYFDGFTFEKVSATEINIYGLVHQGEKEEEIKFNYKKQ